One window from the genome of Jeotgalibaca sp. MA1X17-3 encodes:
- a CDS encoding BMC domain-containing protein — protein sequence MTIKDRKIFESVPGKQVTLAHIIASPDKRIFDKLGLQDEYYQAIGIMTITPSEVSIIAVDIAKKAAAIKIGFVDRFSGSVFILGDVASVEMAMQESIDYLEKLMGFSITKITRT from the coding sequence ATGACAATTAAAGATAGAAAAATATTTGAATCTGTTCCCGGTAAACAAGTAACTTTGGCTCATATTATTGCAAGTCCTGATAAACGGATTTTTGATAAACTGGGATTACAAGATGAGTATTATCAGGCAATCGGAATCATGACGATCACTCCGAGTGAAGTTTCCATTATTGCCGTGGATATTGCCAAAAAAGCTGCGGCAATAAAGATTGGTTTCGTAGATCGATTTAGTGGTTCAGTTTTTATTTTAGGCGACGTTGCCTCAGTAGAAATGGCCATGCAAGAGTCAATCGATTATTTAGAAAAATTAATGGGGTTTAGTATTACAAAAATAACTCGCACCTAA
- a CDS encoding BMC domain-containing protein → MVETERIIQEYVPGKQITVAHVIAKPDSDIYVKLGVVNTKEDAIGIMTITPSEASIIAVDIATKAADIEIGFVDRFSGSVIITGDVSSVIVALEDVLETMEDILGFNRVKMTIS, encoded by the coding sequence GTGGTAGAAACAGAACGAATTATACAAGAATATGTGCCGGGGAAACAGATAACGGTTGCACACGTAATCGCAAAACCTGATTCTGATATTTATGTCAAGTTAGGTGTGGTAAATACGAAAGAAGATGCAATCGGAATTATGACGATTACTCCTAGTGAAGCATCTATCATCGCAGTAGATATTGCTACAAAAGCAGCCGATATTGAAATAGGATTTGTTGATAGGTTTTCGGGTTCAGTAATCATAACCGGAGATGTTTCGTCCGTCATTGTCGCATTGGAAGATGTATTAGAAACGATGGAAGATATCTTAGGCTTCAATCGCGTAAAAATGACAATTAGTTAA
- a CDS encoding ANTAR domain-containing response regulator, producing MNGRIVIVDDEPITRLDIRDMLETSGYEVVGEASDGFEAIRICQEKRPDLVIMDIKMPMLDGLTASKKIIAEGTTSGIILLTAYSDKQYVAKAKAFGALGYLVKPLYEQSLLPMVELSLAKGKEVQNLSKELEKLTQKLEERKVIEKAKGKLMQIENITEEEAYKKIRNISMEKRVPMIEVAELMVMLDE from the coding sequence ATGAATGGAAGAATCGTTATAGTCGATGATGAACCAATTACAAGACTTGATATACGAGATATGCTCGAAACTTCAGGATATGAAGTAGTTGGGGAAGCATCAGATGGATTTGAAGCCATCCGAATCTGTCAAGAAAAAAGACCAGATTTAGTTATTATGGATATTAAAATGCCGATGCTAGATGGTTTAACTGCTTCTAAAAAGATAATTGCAGAAGGAACAACCTCGGGAATTATCTTGCTAACCGCGTATAGTGATAAACAATATGTTGCAAAAGCAAAAGCCTTTGGAGCGCTAGGTTACTTAGTTAAACCACTCTATGAGCAATCTTTATTGCCGATGGTAGAATTATCTCTGGCAAAAGGAAAAGAAGTCCAAAATCTCTCTAAAGAGTTAGAAAAATTAACTCAAAAATTAGAAGAACGAAAAGTGATTGAAAAGGCAAAAGGGAAGTTAATGCAAATAGAAAATATCACTGAAGAAGAAGCTTACAAGAAAATCCGCAATATTAGTATGGAGAAGCGCGTACCAATGATTGAGGTAGCTGAATTAATGGTGATGTTGGATGAGTAA
- a CDS encoding sensor histidine kinase produces MSNIHYDEDIQKICEKYTQLSQTEIKYLEKQAQIILTNRTFDEFDVFIDVRNVFTGEAIVVCHRKPFNTSSIYEKRVVGRTAYRKDEPGPLRTLETSQNSIGLYARTQEGLLIKQTTYPIQYKDKTIAVLIVEKDLSNDIKANFAVSNRDRSYEEVSAVIEEMEIIDQSITNYIDDAILIFDKDGFLQHHNKAANVYYQNFGYLNAINGMHYDNLALDLITFEHIRELGTLGKTEDFKSKEIKFDAYYFKIKTIYLPSRGIVIQIMKDISDKKAKESRIISELVTIQEIHHRVKNNLQTVVSLLRLQARRAESPEAKKVLNESVNRVLSIAATHELLSKQKEDDVQLKMVLDAIIHNLTRFYAESPNGIPVQLTSEIDSSIILESNKAVTLGLVTNELIQNCFDHAFEDTIEENAHVKVEITQENELIQIIIEDNGSGFDFEERSQHNLGLQIVTSFVEGKLNGIISTDSSSQGTRFRIAFKN; encoded by the coding sequence ATGAGTAACATTCATTATGATGAAGATATTCAAAAAATTTGCGAAAAATATACCCAGCTCAGTCAAACAGAAATTAAATATTTAGAAAAGCAAGCTCAAATTATATTAACAAACCGTACCTTCGATGAATTTGATGTTTTTATTGATGTACGAAATGTGTTTACGGGTGAAGCAATTGTAGTATGCCATCGAAAACCTTTCAATACTTCTTCTATTTATGAAAAACGAGTAGTAGGAAGAACGGCTTATCGGAAAGATGAACCAGGACCATTACGTACTTTAGAAACTTCGCAAAATTCAATTGGCCTATATGCTCGTACCCAAGAAGGGCTATTGATTAAACAAACAACGTACCCAATTCAATATAAAGACAAGACCATTGCTGTTTTGATTGTTGAAAAAGATCTTAGTAATGATATTAAGGCAAATTTTGCGGTATCTAATCGAGATCGTTCCTATGAAGAAGTGAGTGCAGTGATTGAAGAAATGGAAATCATTGATCAATCTATTACTAATTATATTGATGATGCAATTCTTATTTTCGATAAAGATGGTTTTTTACAACATCATAATAAGGCAGCAAATGTATACTATCAAAATTTTGGGTATTTAAATGCGATCAATGGAATGCATTACGATAATTTAGCCCTTGATTTAATAACGTTTGAGCATATCCGTGAATTAGGAACACTCGGAAAAACAGAAGATTTCAAGTCAAAAGAGATAAAATTTGATGCTTATTATTTTAAAATTAAAACTATTTATCTTCCATCTAGAGGGATTGTTATTCAAATCATGAAAGATATTAGTGATAAAAAAGCAAAAGAGTCTCGTATTATTTCAGAATTAGTAACCATTCAAGAAATTCATCATCGCGTAAAAAACAATTTGCAAACCGTTGTTTCACTCTTACGTCTGCAAGCGAGAAGAGCAGAAAGTCCAGAAGCTAAAAAAGTACTAAATGAAAGCGTAAATCGAGTCCTTTCGATTGCAGCAACACACGAACTGTTATCAAAACAAAAGGAAGACGATGTACAGCTGAAAATGGTATTGGATGCAATCATACATAACTTGACTCGTTTTTATGCGGAATCTCCTAATGGAATACCGGTTCAATTAACTAGTGAAATTGATTCTTCAATCATCTTAGAGAGTAATAAAGCAGTAACTCTAGGATTAGTAACAAATGAATTGATCCAGAATTGTTTTGATCATGCTTTTGAAGATACAATAGAAGAGAATGCTCATGTAAAAGTAGAAATCACTCAAGAAAACGAATTAATCCAAATTATTATCGAAGATAATGGTTCTGGATTTGATTTTGAAGAACGTTCACAACATAATTTAGGGTTACAAATTGTGACTAGTTTTGTTGAAGGTAAACTAAATGGAATTATTAGTACAGACTCAAGTTCGCAAGGGACAAGGTTCAGAATCGCTTTTAAAAATTAA
- a CDS encoding immunoglobulin-like domain-containing protein: protein MKKMKSILALSLFLNYFTPLVVWASEVDDVPSEEVSLTNENKVEVKVKEKLLKSLANQDLIISSNIFLVGEEVIFEWKLPEDIEALSINMILENGMIETEVPLIPEKGVHLFEGSFLLEEGSNYSGDWQISEIIIALNEEESVRVSVSDESNPFSNLDFKVIQPKSISTFSSEQTTDTPFSITDFGVVFHKSASLTDQTIDGDIYIGAEAVLTLSNVTVLGDIYVLGALYANEVTSKGTLFNHSIYFEDHPQLVNGIAIVLGNNHFGNITSTNEVITNIPIEFGEEPVKSVDGILTMTGHTLAIADMFVNGHPVEVLPDGSFIVNDIEIQKATTFDVTWATVFGHTIKKSFEVDPHIMSPSGVIHHAPELMGVKDLTFSIGEEIDLFENVTATDLEDGDLTEKVEVDDSGLDYTKRGTYFITYRIIDSDGATVEKQATITVK, encoded by the coding sequence ATGAAAAAAATGAAAAGCATTTTAGCACTTTCTTTATTTTTAAACTATTTTACTCCTCTCGTAGTGTGGGCATCAGAAGTTGATGATGTACCATCAGAAGAGGTTAGCTTAACGAATGAAAATAAAGTAGAAGTTAAAGTTAAAGAAAAACTTTTAAAATCACTAGCAAATCAAGATTTAATAATTTCATCAAATATATTTCTAGTGGGTGAAGAAGTAATATTTGAGTGGAAGCTTCCTGAAGATATAGAAGCACTTTCTATCAATATGATACTTGAAAATGGAATGATAGAAACCGAGGTACCGTTAATTCCTGAGAAAGGAGTTCATCTGTTTGAAGGCTCTTTTTTATTAGAAGAAGGCTCTAATTATTCTGGAGATTGGCAAATTTCTGAAATTATAATTGCATTAAATGAAGAAGAATCTGTACGAGTTTCTGTAAGTGATGAAAGCAATCCTTTCAGCAATCTAGATTTTAAAGTAATTCAACCTAAATCAATCAGTACTTTTAGTAGTGAGCAGACAACAGACACACCTTTTTCTATAACGGATTTTGGTGTAGTCTTTCACAAAAGTGCTTCCCTTACCGATCAAACCATTGATGGTGATATTTACATAGGGGCAGAAGCTGTACTTACTTTATCCAATGTTACGGTTTTAGGGGATATTTATGTATTGGGTGCTTTGTATGCAAATGAAGTAACGAGTAAAGGAACACTATTTAATCATTCCATTTATTTTGAAGACCATCCCCAACTTGTTAATGGAATAGCGATTGTTCTGGGAAACAATCATTTTGGAAATATTACCTCTACAAATGAAGTCATAACAAATATTCCGATTGAATTTGGAGAAGAACCTGTAAAATCGGTAGATGGTATCCTTACTATGACAGGACATACTTTGGCTATCGCAGATATGTTTGTGAACGGTCATCCAGTTGAGGTTCTCCCTGACGGAAGTTTTATTGTGAATGATATTGAAATTCAAAAGGCAACTACTTTCGATGTAACCTGGGCAACTGTTTTTGGTCACACAATTAAGAAGTCTTTTGAAGTGGACCCTCACATTATGTCTCCATCTGGTGTCATTCATCATGCTCCCGAATTAATGGGAGTAAAGGATCTAACGTTTTCTATTGGAGAGGAAATTGATTTATTTGAAAATGTAACGGCTACGGATCTAGAAGATGGCGACCTTACAGAAAAAGTTGAAGTAGATGACAGTGGCCTTGACTATACCAAGCGAGGAACGTACTTTATTACCTACCGGATTATTGACTCTGATGGTGCCACAGTAGAAAAACAAGCAACGATTACGGTAAAATAA
- a CDS encoding EutP/PduV family microcompartment system protein, translated as MKKIMFIGSIGCGKTTLCQKIVGKELHYNKTQAVEFYPQMIDTPGEFIQHRRFYNALQMMAVEAEIIGLVSNCVEEEQVFSPGFAQNFMKPSIGIITQIDLCDDKQIKEAEQRLELAGVNKIFKVSAVEDIGMDVLIKYLNEEAI; from the coding sequence ATGAAAAAAATCATGTTCATTGGCTCAATTGGATGCGGTAAAACAACACTTTGCCAAAAAATAGTTGGAAAAGAACTTCATTATAATAAAACACAAGCAGTAGAATTTTATCCGCAAATGATCGATACTCCTGGAGAATTTATTCAACATCGACGTTTTTATAATGCCTTACAAATGATGGCAGTAGAAGCAGAAATTATTGGTTTGGTCTCTAACTGCGTGGAAGAAGAACAAGTCTTTTCACCGGGTTTTGCTCAAAACTTTATGAAGCCTAGTATCGGAATTATTACTCAAATTGATTTATGTGATGATAAACAAATAAAAGAAGCAGAACAACGTCTAGAACTAGCTGGAGTAAATAAAATATTTAAAGTCTCAGCTGTAGAAGATATCGGAATGGACGTACTAATAAAATATTTAAATGAGGAGGCAATCTGA
- a CDS encoding Ig-like domain-containing protein yields MLTFEISNKIKTMNKGKTYQLKTSVTAQDNPDYTIEWDSSDEKVITVDQKGNMVAHAPGEAIITANIGTLSSKIEVTVKAPLQEIILNKNDFSILQGKKEKLVVTYDPVDTTDNKNVIWSSDAPKVVSVDKNGNIQALSEGTAVITAKVGMKTVSTKVTTLVPSVTYSTHVQLIGWQEEVENGEMAGTTGQSKRLEGIKVSLENLPYSGGIEYQTHVQSYGWMSKVNDGTMSGTEGQAKRLEAIRLNLTGEVAKQYDLYYRVHAQSFGWLDWAKNGESAGTEGLAKRLEGIEIILVKKGEKAPENTKRSYVKSKPIVNYSTHVQKQGWQKVVSNGVMSGTSGKALRLEGILMNIYDPSLTGGIEYRTHVEKVGWQDWKADWKMSGTQGKALRLEGIEIKLTEEMAQHYDVYYRVHAQSYGWLGWAKNGESAGTEGLAKRLEGIEVRLVLKSLNAPGSTSNSFIKK; encoded by the coding sequence ATTCTGACTTTTGAAATTAGTAACAAAATTAAAACGATGAATAAAGGGAAAACCTATCAATTAAAAACTTCCGTAACGGCTCAAGACAATCCGGATTATACGATTGAGTGGGACAGTAGCGATGAGAAAGTAATTACAGTTGATCAAAAAGGAAACATGGTGGCGCATGCTCCAGGAGAGGCAATCATTACTGCTAATATAGGAACTTTAAGTTCCAAAATAGAAGTAACCGTGAAAGCACCTCTTCAAGAAATTATTTTAAATAAAAATGACTTTTCAATTCTTCAAGGTAAAAAAGAAAAACTGGTTGTTACTTATGATCCAGTTGATACAACCGATAACAAAAATGTAATATGGAGCAGTGATGCTCCTAAAGTGGTCTCTGTTGATAAAAATGGAAATATCCAAGCTCTTTCAGAGGGAACCGCTGTAATTACAGCAAAGGTAGGTATGAAGACTGTATCTACTAAAGTAACAACACTTGTACCGAGTGTTACATATTCCACTCATGTCCAATTAATTGGTTGGCAAGAAGAAGTTGAGAATGGGGAAATGGCTGGTACTACTGGTCAATCCAAACGTTTGGAAGGCATTAAAGTGTCTTTAGAAAACCTACCCTATAGCGGTGGAATTGAATATCAAACCCATGTTCAATCATATGGTTGGATGTCGAAAGTAAATGACGGCACAATGAGTGGAACAGAAGGGCAAGCAAAACGTTTAGAGGCAATCCGTTTGAATTTGACTGGTGAAGTTGCCAAACAGTATGACCTTTATTACCGTGTCCATGCACAAAGTTTTGGTTGGCTAGACTGGGCAAAAAATGGTGAATCCGCAGGAACAGAAGGTTTAGCTAAAAGACTAGAAGGAATTGAAATTATTTTAGTCAAAAAAGGTGAAAAAGCTCCTGAAAATACCAAACGAAGTTATGTAAAGAGTAAACCAATTGTTAATTATTCTACTCACGTACAAAAACAAGGATGGCAAAAAGTAGTTTCTAACGGTGTCATGAGTGGAACGTCTGGAAAAGCTCTTCGTTTAGAAGGAATCTTGATGAATATTTATGATCCATCTTTGACTGGTGGAATTGAGTACAGAACGCATGTAGAAAAAGTCGGCTGGCAAGATTGGAAAGCTGACTGGAAAATGAGTGGAACACAAGGAAAAGCATTACGGCTAGAAGGGATTGAAATAAAACTAACCGAAGAAATGGCACAACACTATGATGTTTACTATCGTGTCCATGCACAAAGTTATGGATGGTTGGGTTGGGCTAAAAATGGCGAATCCGCAGGAACTGAAGGACTTGCAAAGCGTCTCGAAGGTATTGAGGTCCGACTCGTTTTAAAGAGTTTAAATGCGCCAGGATCGACTTCGAACTCATTTATAAAGAAATAA
- a CDS encoding cob(I)yrinic acid a,c-diamide adenosyltransferase: protein MQIYTRTGDKGYTSVVGGMKLAKDAERVIAYGTVDELNSVVGMAASVDGISSDLKEELMTIQQYLFDCGNDLATPHGKNPYRVDEELTLWLESRIDEYAAIPPTVESFILPGGTQLASVLHFARTVARRAEREIVSFQWTNDMNGEVLKFINRLSDYFFAIARVANAEENVKDVLYERSGRVFHTEITKADLKD from the coding sequence ATGCAAATATATACAAGAACCGGTGACAAAGGCTACACCAGTGTTGTCGGCGGAATGAAACTGGCTAAAGATGCAGAACGAGTTATCGCATACGGAACAGTAGACGAATTGAATAGTGTCGTAGGAATGGCTGCAAGTGTGGATGGAATTTCTTCTGATTTAAAGGAAGAACTGATGACCATCCAACAATATCTATTTGATTGTGGAAATGATCTAGCAACTCCCCATGGGAAAAATCCGTATCGTGTAGATGAAGAGCTGACGTTGTGGCTAGAAAGTAGAATTGACGAGTATGCAGCAATTCCGCCTACCGTTGAATCATTTATTTTGCCAGGAGGAACGCAATTAGCTAGCGTGCTTCATTTTGCTCGAACGGTTGCCAGAAGAGCAGAACGGGAAATTGTTAGTTTCCAATGGACCAATGATATGAATGGAGAAGTTTTAAAATTTATCAATCGTCTCTCCGATTATTTCTTTGCTATTGCTAGAGTTGCAAATGCAGAAGAGAATGTGAAAGACGTGCTATATGAAAGAAGTGGACGAGTTTTCCATACGGAAATCACAAAAGCAGATCTAAAAGATTAA
- a CDS encoding 1-propanol dehydrogenase PduQ: MDKIRFGTTLYTGENSLKRLEEFENERVLIVTDQFIAQSEILETVMNHFSSSVETMVFSEVVPDPPIDTIVSGLEKTKQYHPTMILALGGGSAIDAAKAILYFGLQSEIFEKIPFIVIPTTSGTGSEVTNFSIITDAEKMVKYPLISDDILPTEAILDVSIVMGLPPVQTADTGIDVLTHALEAYVSTEANEMSNMLAEKAIVYVFDYLERAYRDGQDKEAREKMHIASCMAGMAFNLVSLGISHGIAHAAGARFHIAHGRLNGILLPHVIRYNSGMIGNNSNTFNETAKRYTKIAKLLGLSAGSPRMGIRSLTNAITSLEKRMNMPTSFSAWGIDRATFEEHKLKISEDALKDRCTITNPIEPTVEDTLSILENAF; the protein is encoded by the coding sequence ATGGATAAAATTAGATTTGGAACTACTTTATACACAGGTGAAAATAGTCTAAAACGTCTTGAAGAATTTGAAAATGAAAGAGTATTGATTGTAACCGATCAGTTTATTGCTCAGTCAGAAATTCTGGAGACTGTAATGAATCATTTTTCATCAAGTGTGGAAACAATGGTGTTTTCAGAAGTTGTTCCTGATCCACCAATCGACACGATTGTTTCAGGATTAGAAAAAACAAAACAATACCATCCAACCATGATTCTAGCTTTAGGTGGAGGGTCGGCTATTGATGCTGCAAAAGCAATTCTTTATTTTGGATTACAAAGTGAAATTTTTGAAAAAATACCTTTCATCGTGATCCCTACCACAAGTGGAACGGGTTCTGAAGTAACAAATTTTTCTATTATTACTGATGCTGAAAAAATGGTGAAATATCCTTTAATTAGTGATGACATTTTACCAACAGAAGCTATTTTGGATGTTTCCATCGTTATGGGACTTCCACCTGTACAAACAGCCGATACAGGAATTGATGTATTAACACATGCTCTTGAAGCATATGTCTCTACAGAAGCAAATGAAATGTCCAATATGCTAGCTGAAAAAGCAATTGTCTACGTTTTTGATTATCTAGAAAGAGCTTACCGCGATGGACAAGATAAGGAAGCACGAGAAAAAATGCATATCGCTTCTTGCATGGCAGGAATGGCTTTCAATTTAGTATCTTTAGGAATTAGTCACGGAATTGCTCATGCTGCTGGCGCACGTTTCCATATTGCTCACGGACGCTTGAATGGTATTTTATTACCTCATGTAATACGGTATAATAGTGGTATGATAGGAAATAATTCTAATACATTCAATGAGACGGCCAAAAGGTATACGAAGATAGCGAAACTGTTAGGATTAAGTGCGGGAAGTCCACGGATGGGGATTCGTAGTCTAACGAATGCAATCACATCCTTAGAAAAACGTATGAATATGCCAACAAGCTTTTCAGCTTGGGGAATTGACCGCGCAACCTTTGAAGAACACAAGCTTAAAATTTCCGAAGATGCGCTTAAAGATCGTTGTACGATTACAAATCCTATTGAACCAACGGTAGAAGATACACTATCTATTTTAGAAAATGCATTTTGA
- the eutA gene encoding ethanolamine ammonia-lyase reactivating factor EutA, whose amino-acid sequence MAEKLLSVGIDIGTSTTQLVLSELYIENMASAFTIPRISITDKKVIYKSDILFTPILENNLIDSEKITKFVEEQYQKANISKKDIQTGAIIITGETVRKENARIVAEALSGFAGDFVVATAGPDLESIIAGKGAGTHSYSTRYHTTTVNFDVGGGTTNMVCFHDGDIVDTGCFDIGGRLIKVNKQEEITYISPKLTEIIKKEGLQLRLHSKIDLTDLNKLLSIMVQVLENSLGVGEKSPYYDLLITNKDLQTDRKIEYISFSGGVADYIHSDIKEDIFKYGDIGILLGKKIADSKLHKQFEVIPSVETIRATVVGAGSHTTDISGSTITYKDNVLPLQNIPVLKLSKEEEHIDDLSKLPEIIESKLNWFEMEGEQQIIGLALDGARNPSYLYIQELARVLIIGLQKVIDKKDPLIILLKEDMAKALGHSLYAQLPKDYPFVCIDSIHVRNGDYIDIGNPIGDGSVLPIVVKTLVFN is encoded by the coding sequence ATGGCAGAAAAGTTACTGAGCGTTGGAATTGATATTGGGACTTCTACTACTCAGTTGGTTTTATCAGAATTGTATATCGAAAATATGGCTTCAGCTTTTACGATTCCAAGGATATCAATTACGGATAAAAAAGTTATTTATAAAAGTGATATTCTTTTTACACCTATTTTAGAAAATAACCTAATTGATAGTGAGAAAATCACTAAATTCGTAGAAGAGCAGTATCAAAAAGCAAACATTAGCAAAAAAGATATTCAAACAGGAGCGATTATTATTACCGGTGAGACGGTCCGCAAAGAGAATGCAAGAATTGTTGCAGAAGCTCTAAGTGGCTTTGCTGGAGATTTTGTAGTCGCAACGGCTGGACCTGATTTAGAAAGTATTATCGCGGGTAAAGGAGCAGGAACTCATTCCTATTCTACTCGTTATCATACAACCACTGTGAACTTTGATGTTGGTGGAGGAACGACCAATATGGTTTGCTTCCATGATGGAGATATTGTGGATACAGGGTGCTTTGATATTGGTGGAAGACTCATCAAAGTGAACAAACAAGAAGAAATCACTTATATTTCGCCAAAATTGACAGAAATTATTAAGAAGGAAGGATTACAGCTCCGCCTTCACAGCAAAATAGACTTGACTGATTTAAATAAACTACTATCTATTATGGTTCAAGTTTTAGAAAATAGTTTGGGTGTAGGAGAAAAAAGCCCTTATTATGATCTTCTTATTACCAATAAAGATTTGCAAACAGATCGTAAAATTGAATATATTTCCTTTTCAGGTGGAGTTGCTGACTATATCCACTCAGATATAAAAGAGGATATTTTTAAATACGGAGATATTGGAATTTTATTAGGCAAAAAAATTGCCGACTCAAAATTACACAAACAATTTGAAGTGATTCCAAGTGTGGAAACGATTCGTGCAACCGTTGTAGGAGCAGGTTCTCATACGACCGATATCAGTGGAAGCACCATTACTTATAAAGACAATGTGTTACCCCTTCAAAATATTCCTGTATTGAAATTATCAAAAGAAGAGGAACACATAGATGATTTGTCCAAATTGCCAGAAATAATTGAATCTAAATTAAATTGGTTTGAAATGGAAGGCGAACAACAAATCATTGGTTTGGCATTAGATGGAGCTAGAAATCCAAGTTATCTCTATATTCAAGAGTTAGCTAGGGTATTAATAATAGGATTACAAAAGGTAATTGATAAAAAAGATCCACTTATTATCTTGCTAAAGGAAGACATGGCGAAAGCCTTAGGTCATAGTCTATATGCCCAACTTCCAAAAGATTATCCGTTTGTATGTATAGATAGTATTCATGTAAGAAATGGTGATTATATTGACATTGGTAACCCAATTGGGGACGGTTCAGTGCTCCCAATTGTTGTAAAAACCCTTGTATTTAACTAG
- a CDS encoding DUF4430 domain-containing protein → MKKLWILFAAGFILTGCADAGNNAANSAETQSNIEISSSIKNENAISVTISVMEDGKLIEDGTKSLELEEGTTLLEAMKANFDIEEDNDFITSINGQEQDNEANKYWLFDINGEESMVGAADVELQEDDFVEFNLE, encoded by the coding sequence ATGAAAAAACTATGGATACTATTCGCCGCAGGATTTATTTTAACAGGTTGTGCTGATGCAGGAAATAATGCTGCAAATTCAGCAGAAACTCAGTCGAACATAGAAATAAGTTCATCGATAAAGAATGAAAACGCAATTTCTGTAACGATTAGTGTAATGGAAGATGGAAAGTTAATAGAGGACGGTACAAAGAGTCTAGAATTAGAAGAAGGAACCACTTTATTAGAAGCAATGAAAGCTAATTTTGATATTGAAGAAGACAATGATTTTATAACTTCAATCAATGGGCAGGAACAAGATAATGAAGCTAACAAATATTGGCTATTTGATATCAATGGGGAAGAGTCCATGGTTGGTGCTGCTGATGTAGAGCTTCAAGAAGACGATTTCGTAGAGTTTAATTTAGAATAA